TGGCTTCAGCTGTAGTGGGTATTGCTTTTTATCACATAATGCAAACGATGACTTTCcatgcagttttatttgcaaattaagGGGAATGAGATACCTGCAAACATTAGTGATGTCAGCACCAGAATAGCCTTCAATCTTCTCAGCAATTTCTTCAAGGCTGATATCAGGATCCACTTCAACTTCCCGAAGATTAATCTTAAGTAGTTCTGCTCTGCCTTTTGCtacaacataaaaatacttgtttgaAGACTTGCAAGAGTAACATTAAAAAGAGATATAAACACAACTtagatttttcagtgaaaagtaCAAACAAAATGGTTTAatataagaaaaggaaagagacagaACAAATCATAGTAAAGTGTGCAatcaaatacagtaaaatatatgGTTAAAAGCAGTATATTAAAACAGCATGTGCTAGAGACATTTTCCAAAGTCATACGTCACTAAAAATGTCTGTTATGTCTCAGGTGACAAAGCATTTGGTCACATATTACCCAAGGGCACAAAAGCACAATCCTACAAATGTCTGCTTCTTCTCACGTCCCTTTGGATTCACTCACTGTTCAAGTGTTTGACTGCATATTATTCACACAGTTTCATTAGAACCACAATGAGGATTCTATTAACAGAGCTTCAGATAGCACAAACCCCTTAACAATAGGCTGAACTTTAAGCATATGTTTAAGCACTTTACTCAGTTGGGACCCAAGAAAGCTGCTGAAGCCTGACAGAAAACAGATACATTAATACAGTAaacatatattaatatatttacaaTACAAATATCCTGGTATCCCACTTTCAGACCTAGATGCAGTGTGCACACAGTGATAACCAGCTGTTTAAATGAGCACTTACGCAACTAATTAACCATTTTTCTTGTAGAGGGCATGTGCATATGTGCATTTGGGTACACATGTTAAGCAGCCTACGCTTATAAGAGGGAATTCACATTTGACAGCTTAGGCCTCCCTCAGTGTTACTCTGCACAAGGGTGGTAAAGAAGAGGACGAATGCTTTCCTGGCTTTTactgtacagaaaaatatacCAGCTCAGCATCTTTATTTCCACAGTGACCAATTTTTATGACCTAGAAAGAGGACAACCACAACAGAAGAAGTAGCAGTAGGAAAGGCTAAAAGTCTTAAGGAAATGTCCATActtatgttttatttactgatatacctaattaattatttttttaattttggggggaggggaaatataaaagaaattagaaagcTTGTCtaaagctgctggttttgtgtgCTTTGCAGAACTGTCAAGAATTTAGAGTTACAAATCACACACAACTGGCACTAGCtatatgtcatggtttaaccccagtcagcagccaagcaccacgcagctgctccctcactccctgcccctgccctgctcccagtgggatggggaggagaatcgggaaagaaggcagaactcgtgggttgagataagaacagtgtaataactaaagtaaaatataatactaacaataataataatgaaatataataataataataatagtaatgaaaaggaatataacaaaaaaaaaggagggggggaaaaaaaacaaaccagtgatgcacaatgcaattgctcaccacccgctgaccaatgccagagctgcgatccgcgcctcctggccaactcccccctgtttatatactgggcatgacgttccatggtatggaatacccctttggctagttcaggtcagctgccctggccatgctccctcaAAACCCGCGACCTTGGCGTTATcagcaccagcctctgggaaaatcgagctccctcccagcttcttgcacacctgcttgctggcagagcatgggaaactgaaaaatccttggcttaagataagcgctacttagcaacaactaaaacatcagtgtgttatcaacatcattctcacactaaatccaaaacacagcactgtaccagctactaagaagagagttaactctgtcccagctgaaaccaggacactataAAATGGGGATTTATTATTCACAGAGCACAATGTACATACAGCATACCTGCAGAGAGTGTCCTGTATCAGAGAACATTCTTCTAATCTTTGCTATGGGGCTAAGCAAGTCCttgcagtattttgaaaatgaaacacgGTAGAATCTATACTTGCATCAAATTCCACAATATACAGGTGTATATATGACATATATcactttttcaattaaaatgccTGACCACATCAAATCATACAGCACAATTATAAATGCATCATTTAGACTTGCCCAGAACAGCTCAACATTCTTATTTACAGAATAGATGCAACAGAACATAagactggaaataaaactgGAGCACATCTCATATGTTGTCCAGGGTGTAATACACTGTCAAAAAACAATCTGGTTTAATTAGAAACAAGAGCAAGAGCTGATAGGATTTTAAACTAATTGGTCATCAAGACAGGCATCCTGTTAGGAGCTGTTACCGCCTGTAAGCTGCAAAGACAAGCTGTAGAACTATTAAGTGTCCTTATACCTGCTAAACTCAATCACAACTGCTGTCACCATGAACACGCATCTTGTTATCTTGAGTGCTCATGCAGGGAGATGAGGCATCCACTGTACCAAGAAGAAACGAAGCTATGCAAACTTCAAGCGATAGGAATCTCAAAATTAATAGGACAGGTGAATGACAGCTAGGGAAGACAATACAAGCCGAGACGTCTTAGGGCAGGAAAGCAATCAGCCTGCTGCATTCTGAGTGACTCAAAACACAGTCATAAAGGCGAGCAAGCAGTGATTTACAATGAACTAAGCCTGTAAGTGAAAATTCATGGATCTACTTCTTTGCATTTGTCTGCAAGGGCACGGAGTGCATTTGCAATATTTCTGAACATGTCCAAAGGCTGCCTTTGATGATCACTCAAGGATTGACtgttaaacatttaaaataattctaagcTCATTAAAACTAACTCTCTTTCAAAATTTAAGAACCCATCAATGGGCTTGCAATGAAATGCCGcagctctttgtttttaagCCCCCAAgcaagtagtatttttttttctttctctcactctctttaaaaataaagcgACCCAGCCAAATGATTAACCCCTGAATTTCACTGCTCATCACAAAAACATCAAGATTCTCCTCCCAAACCCAACAGTCCTGCAGTAATCCTAAGCTTGTCTTGCAAAGgctattttaaaggaaaaagctcGTAGCAAACATACCTGTGGGCAAAGGTATATAAATCCTCTTCTCCAGTCTCCGTCGGAGAGCTTCATCGATATCCCAGGGAAAATTTGTAGCAGCTAATACCATAACCATCTTGGAAGGGTCATCATTTTCCAGCGCACCACCTACCCCTGCAAGCACAATAGTTTAGAGCAATTTCACTCCACAGTTCTTATTGATTGAGATGCTTGCTAAGAAACACTGCACAGACAAACATTGCAAAAGCCTGGACAAAGCAAAGTAACAGCTCTGTATAGTTCTAGTGCCCTTTCTCAAACTTCCCATAGCCTAGGTGTGACAAGACCATCATTGTCACAGAGAGGGGGACAGTTCATTCTTTTGCTGACTCAGGGGAGGGCTTTCTTTGACAGTGCTAATAACACAGTCATATGTGAGTGTAGCCCTACTAGTCCCACTGACAGTGCTATCTCTCTCAAATCTGGCCACAGAAGAAATAGGAATCACTCCTTCGCCTCCCAAATGAGGACTGCAAAGAAATTATCACTTTGGGGCAAAAAGTTGCCTACCCTGAGTTTACCAAAATGAACCTGCACATTTGAGGACATTATAAGTAGTAGTTAAACAATAGCTGCAATACAGAGGTGGTTATCAAACCACTACGCCATACAATATTCCTCAGATGGTCATCCTCATTACATGCACCTGCACAGAACAGGTACTAAATCTGACTAAAAGGGTAATATTAGCTGCCACCACAGAATACAGCAAAATCAGATCTCACAATGGGGTCCCTGAGCTGGAGACTCTAGCAAAGGGGAGAAATTTGTTTAAATTGCATCAAAATTAAAGACCTGTATTAAACTGCACAAATCTCCATTACCTGCTTCTCCTAGAGTCTGTCTCTTAAATATGAGTTTTCAATTTACCATCAAAATGgccattttagaaaaaataaagcagaacacACTTTTCAGTTATCTGCCTTCAAACACTCCAAAAATACACTACTCTCAACTTCTGCCTTATTTTTCCCCTATCCATAAAGCCAGGTTTTCCAGATTGCTCAAGTTCTTACATTCCCACCTGTAAAGAAACAGCACCCCAGCCCCAAACTCGGTTCTAAACACTTGTTACCGTCCATTTGCACAAGCAGCTCTGACTTGACTCTGCGACTCGCCTCGTGTTCGTCAGACGTGCCTCTGCGGCTGCAGATGGAATCTATCTCATCAATGAAGATTGTTGTTGGAGCGTAAAACCTTGCCtttattcaaatgaaaacatcacTATTaaggctgcagcagcaagcaCAGGCCCTCATCAGACCATGACCCAGTTTGACTAGACATACTACATACATATCTTCCCTGCCTGtcacatgaaaataattcaagatCTTGATTTACAAACTGGCATATGCTGAAGTTTATACACTTTAAATTGTACTTCTTGAGTCAGGGGTCTTTCAGCAACCGGTCTTGCAAAGGTCAAAAGGAACACAGTCAAAACACAGGCAGTTTTCATGTCCAGGTTTTTGTGCTGGTGAGGGGTAAGCATAGGGGACAGAAGGGAGCTCAGCCTATCTCAACAGAGACAGGTTTTAACTGAGAGTATTGCAGAAGTGCAATGAGGATCCCAAAGAGGTGAATGACTCTTCAGTATAGGTCCACATGGGTGTGTCCTTCACATACCCCATATGACGGACCGCAGCCACAACTTCACTGAGAGGCTTGTGTCCATcattcagaacagaaacagaactaAAACATGTATTGCTTCCAGAATAGCAGTTCCAAATCCCTTCCAATTTCAAATCTACTTCCCATAGGCTTGTTATCCCATAATCGAATAAGAACTGAATTTCTGTCAAGGTCACAACTCTACGTTTAGTCTGGAAAACGCTATCCTAAACATGGGTGATGAACCGTTTCCTTCTTAATCCTCAACAACATACCAGAAAAGGGTGAAAGCACAGAGATTATGTTTTTCTAACTGGCTGAGGAGGTGTCAGTTCAATGAACTCCCTGCTTCCAGCATGCTGGAAGGGGCAGGAAACTGAGAGATGTCCTTTCTCACCTTAGCGATCCCCAGATCACATCATCAAGGACATACCATTTCAAACAAGAGGCGGACCAGCTTCTCAGACTCGCCCCTGTATTTAGACGTCAGGGTAGAGGAAGACACATTGAAGAATGTTGTTCCACATTCTGTAGCAACAGCTTTTGCTAGCATTGTTTTGCCAGTGCCAGGAGGACCAACCATCAGCACGCCCTGAAAGGCGAAAACAAAGGTAATGAAcaacaaacaaagaaactttGCAATTGGTACTCTATGCTACATCTCAATAGATCCAAGATCTGTATTTAAGTTGTTTAATAACATAATCGTCAtcagtggaaaacaaaagacaagaaTCCTGCTTTTGAGAACAGCGTGGAAGTGTTCTCCGATTTCTTCTTACCACTCCACTGGAATCACAAAAGCCAGTAACTGTTGCTGCACCTATCACCTGGGAAGCGGACAACAGATTTACAGCCTTGCTCTACATCAGACAGAGCCTGGACTTGAACTTAGGCCTTTCCCAACTCATGAGTGGTTGCACAGGCAGATGAAGACAGTGAATTATTCTTTTTGGAACAAAGGCCCACTCACAAAGAAAGCTTCGCAGAaaccaaaatacttttgcaGAAAGTTGTGTTCCCTCAGTAGAgcttttttctgtagaaaaacattttgccaaAAAATCCTGATGATGTGTATGTATGAATCTGGttgatttttacatttaagtATGCAAGAGTGCATTCACCAAATACAATGGTTTGTCATACTGTTTAATCTTTCCATCTCAGTACTTCTATGGCCGTACTACTGCATCTTAGCAATTCCTGGATGAAACACCATCCTCACCACACTGCTGGATGGCAGAAGAGCactgctatttctgttttacaggtAAGCAACTGTGGCATATGTGGACTACCACTCAGTCCCACAAAAGCCTAATATGAACCTCAGTGATTATTCAGAAAGCTTTAAACTAGAAAACCGAACTAAAACTGTTAAGTCCCAGGTTGGCATCCACATCATCAGACTGTCTTTCCATCTGTGGTCTATCTGAAAGAGTAAGGAGCACACATCGCTGCAGCTCAGCACATTCACTCACCATTACCCAAGCAGGTTTTTAGCTAGACACACACTGCTGTCAGGACCCATGTTAAGATTGCAGCACTGAGACTGGTTAATCACTCTTGGtaatatttctaaatacagtTATCTTTATGGATAGTCTTTCCAaccctttcagcagcagtgctggagagGGACAACAGACTGTTCCATGCCTGCATAGCACTAGAATAGGGCACCGTGATTTTAAGCACGGCACTATGAAAATGTAGTGCTCAAGcaccttgggttttttttccctccaaactGCAAGATCTTATTACATGCTAACAAGAGTTTCCTAAAGTAAAGTTGTACTATGTTGCAAGGGTAATCAAATTAGCTAGAATTAGAATTGCACATCATAATGTGTTTTGCAATTAATAACTTACATAAAATGCCACAGCaataaaatatctgttaaaTGCAAGCCACATAGCAAATTAGATTTCATCTGTTCCTCACAAAAATTTACttcaaaaagcacaaagaatgACATGGAAGAGAtctataaaaacaaatcaaccGGGAATGCAATTATTCAAAAATGTACTATTCAAAAGCAATAGCCTCTCTGTACTCCATTTTCCATTAACTCTTAATACCTTTATTGCCATTTAACACTTAGCTAATGCAAGCTCAACATACATTCATCGGTAAATTAAGTTAGAAACGTTTACACACCATCCATACAGCTAACAGTCCAATGTCACTCCTCAGGCTGCCCAAGGTTTCCTAAGCTCCAGAGCAGCAAGCATAAAAAGTAAATGgactctttttctccccatgaaCATTCAGACATATACTATGATTTGAGCTGCTGCACAGTCATACtgatattataataatattgcAAGTACAACCCTGGAGTGACTGGGCGAAAATTACTCAGCCTGTGATATGCAGGTCAGAGATGACTTACTGTTCTCTCCGAGATTCAGATATGtttattgaatattttaaaacaagttgcATCTCAATTCAAATCACACTTGACCCCTGTGTTTGACAAACTGTGTTTACTGCAGGACCTGGTGATACGAGGGACTAACGTCATTTTTTGGATATTGCTTTGGTCCTCCATTATTATGGAAGGTCAAATTCTGGCTTCAGTTACACATGCTGCTCGCTGCCAAAATCGAAGCCCATCGCTTTGTACCTCCTGTGTAACTATTACAGTGAGCGTTACCTTGCACGTGATACTGGTGGCATTATATACCTGCATAACACAGGTGCAAAGCAGCCACACCAGGTGTAAAGCCAGGGGAAAACCAAGCTCTCTGGGGATAAAGACGATAGAATAtcagttaaggaaaaaaaaaaaagaacttgagTTCTCAGCAAAACAAGATGTGCATGGTtgcaaacagaaacacataGGATCAAgttgctctttctctctgcaaacTAGGAGGCTGCCACTTACTCACTAGTTAAAATCCTTGACAAACACAAAGACTTCTTTATTCTTCCTCTAAGGCTCTGTTAATCCAAAGTATTCCAATGAGAAGCTGAAATGCACCACAGGGAGTAAGTGTTTTGATGAAATCACTGCAGGGTTACTTCTTGTTGTTGTAACAATCACTAGCAGAGCAGTGGGAAGCACAGCAAGCAACTGGGCCTTCCTGGCACAAAacagtttggagaaaaagaaagagcaagccCGAGGACACTCAGAAACCCGTGGCTGCAACTACACAGCACCTGTGTTGAATCAGGGAAGACAGCTGGCTCCTTCATACAAGGCACTGTCCTCTGAATGCAGGCACAAACTGTGAGGGCTGTCTTGGGAATTGTTCTCAGGAGAGTCTGAACATCCAAAACCAGATTTGGCTGCCTTTTCCCCGAATTACTGTCCTGAATGCCTAGGCTCAACAAATGCCTGCTGCTACACTGATTACTGCAAGAAACAGTCTTCCCTTCAAAACTTCTCATCCTTGTAGCACAGTCAGAGGTCAACAGTAGGGAAAATACATGCTGTtctgtgtgaaaaataaattcgGGAGAGTTATGGCTTCACAAGTCACCAGGGAAAAGACTAACAATGAAGACTCTTCATGGACTCGTCAGAAATCAATTTGCATTTCAGactgaagagaggaaataatCTTAGAACTTTTTTCTATGTCTACAACCACCTAGTTTTCAGAGGCGACACTGCTCAGTAGGAAAAGATAATCTCATGCAAAGAGATGGAGACTGTAACTCTTTAAAAGGCCAGGCTGTTGTTTCTTTATCCACTGCCACAACACTTGGAGACAAGGCCAGTGGCACTCTTCATGTTCCCTGCAGTCTGCTGAGATACCTGCCTTAAAGACGGATGGCCACTACATCCTCTAGGCACGTTAATAGGTGAAAAAAAGCATAGCAGCTCTTCACTCCCTTAAAAGTTTTTGAAGACTGGACAGATGGGGCCCTCGTACTCTATAAGAAGGGTATGGATCAACTTCCTCTATgccaagaggaaaagagagagattcaGCTGTTCAAAAGATGCTAAAATCTCACCCTGCACTTGTAATCCACGATATCTGGGCTCTGTCCAAGCTGATAGCTCGGTTAACCTTAAGCTTAACCTCAAAGCCACTGGTACTGACCACAAGCACTCTAAACCCCAAAGGCCATATAGCCTGGGGCTAGGTTTGGGCTGACTCTAGGTTTGGGCTGCCCCCCTGCACCTCACTAAAACCTCCATGAACAGCCCTCACACAGCAATCTCCCAGCTCCCGCCATCAGCTCCCACTCTTTCCGACTTCCCCTCTTTACTGCCTGTAGACACAAGCCCCAAGAATGACAAGTCTTTCACTCATCAGTTCCTACAGGgctttgttttgtaaataagCAGAATAGCAGGGATCTAGGACTGGCTCAGGCTGGAGGAGGACAGCTTTGAGGGTCAGACCTAAGTATAAGCCAGAGAAGTACAAGGACCAAGCAGGAGAAGACAGGGCAGGTGTTAGTAACACAAGATCTGATATATGCTGCTGAACCAGCGTACTAAACCACAGAATCTACTCACGTACACAGCATTCCCTACACGTGCCATTGTCTTGCAGACTCAGAATAACAGACAATTTGAAAGTCTCTTTTCCCCCATAATCCTTCTCAGTAACCAGAAAGCCCTTGTGTTGTGACTAATTATTCCCCAAACAAGTGTCAATCCATCCCACAACAACAgcaagataattttattttctgtttacagaaATGCTCAGcaacctcctccctcctcctcctttttagCTCTAAGCAAGGCCCAGATTGGGCTCACCTCTGGTCCATCAGCCAGGCCAGCTCAGTCCTGTTGCCCCACTTGCAGCTCATTCTCCCACTTCGAATTTCTCCCACTCCAGCAGTAACTATGCCCAGCTGCAAGTGTAACTGCAAAGCTAAATCATCACTCAGATTAGACCCCTCTCTCCTTGCTTCCTTGCACCATCCAGCCTGCAGTTTGCAGTCTGAGTGAGAGACAGTTGGCACATGCAGAATAAAACAGTCCAAGGACTGCTTTCCTCCGTGAAGTGTTGAAGAGTGGCCAACATAATCCTAAGCAGAGCTGTCTATTaagcatttctgcttctgtcaaTATACCCTATATACTTGCTTACATGTATAGGCTGACATACAGAAAGTATTATGATGTCAACAAGCTATGACTGAGTAAATacaaaagaattattatttactgtaaagCCTGCATACACTTCCAGATGTTTCTTTCAGTGCATTTTACATGAATCATTATGAGAGGATTTAATGAACAAATTCCTGATCTTTCCCATTTGCCTTTTTAGCCTTCTGCTACAGGCATCCACACACATTACAGCAGCAGACATACATAACTACAGCTTGCCATTTACAAAAACACCAAATAAATTCTCACCTTCCAAGGCCTTCTGATCCCTTTGAAAAAATCAGGCATCCACATTGGAAGAACGACAGCTTCTCTTAATAATTTTTTGGCTTCTTCCAAATCCGCTATGTCATCCCTGTGCAAGATGAAGAAACTTGTATAAGATTCCCGTACAAcaatatttcttctatttttgtacaagaaaaatagaaaagcttttcaCTTAGTACCATCTCTTTTAGCATGCCAGTATATGCCTCATGAGAGCACTCCTATAATCCTGTGACCTAAAATTGAATCCACTTTTGGaaggtaaggaaaaaattattatcaACTCAAGTTACCCACAGctgcttaattaaaaattgttttggacAATCTGAACACCAAAGCGGTATCTTGAAAGTTCTCTGGagtgtatttccatttcagcaGTACCTGTAATGGATGTACTGCACATAATATCAGTTAGCAACAAAAGCTTAACTGTAATCAAATTAATAAACTATTAAAACGAAAAGACCTTGTTTTGCTTATCTGTATGTATACGGcttgcgtggcaaggttttggtagcggggtgGCTACAGGGGCtgcctctgtgagaagatgccagaagcttcccctagGTCTGACAgggccaatgccagccggctccaagatggacccactgctggccaaggccaagcccatcagtgacggtggcagcacctctgggataacatagttaagaaggtgaaaaagttactgcacagcagcaattgcagccggagagcagagtgagaatatgtgagaggaacaactctgcagacaccaaggtcagtgaagaaggagggggaggaggtgctccaggcaccggagcagagattcccccgcagcccgtggtgaagaccatggtgaggcaggctgtccccctgcagcccatggaggtccacggtggagcagatatccacctgcagcccgtggaggaccccacgccggagcaggcggatgcccaaaggacactgtgaccctgtgggaagcccgcactggagcaggctcctggccagacctgtggccccgtgcagagaggaggagcccacgctggagcaggtttgctggcaggacttgtgaccccgcgggggatccatgctggagcagtctgttcctgaaggactgcaccccgtggaagggacccatgctggagcagtttgtgaagaactgcagcccgtgggaaggactcacgttgaAGAAattcgtggaggactgtctcccgtgggagggaccccacgctggagcaggggaagagtgtgaggagtcctcctcctgaggaggaaggagcggcagaaacaacgtgtgatgaactgacccaaaacGCCCACTCCcggtccccctgcaccgctcgggggggaggaggtagagaaaatcaggagtaaagttaagcccgggaggaagggaggggtggggggaagatgtttttaagatttggttttatttctcattatcctactctgatttgacgggtaataaatattttttttttttcccaagtcgagtctgttttgcttgtgatgGCAATTGccgagtgatctccctgtccttatctcgacccatgagccttttgttattttctctcccctgacCAGCTTGGGAAGGGAatgatagagcggctttggtgggcacctggcattcagccagggtcaacccaccacactgtaGAAGATTATGATGGCTCCCTGTTTTACGAGTTAGAAGAAGGATAATTTCTCTTCTTGTCCACACTAGCAAAAACACTTGAATTGAGAAAATCCTCATACCAATGAATGCTTGGATTCCTTGACACAATGTCCCTTTCAAGAGCTTCGACCAAGTCTTTGTCGTAACCCGCTCCATCAAATTTCGGAATTTCCCCATCACCAACTTCCTgggatattttctttccctagaAGTGAAAGTCATACAGGCTCATAAGGACATTATTCTTTCAACATATCCTTTACTAGCAATATATAGCAATATTGTCTGGTTCACCTCTGTAGAAGCCACAAGAAGGTATCAAGCTTTAACACAGCTATCTCAGCACCACGATGGCCAGCAAAACCAATGTGTTCACACCCTACACTCCACAGAGAGTCCCCAATCACctgtggttgcttccaccaCAACAGCACCATGCTTCCTTCATAGATGCAGCTCACAGTGATAAAACCCCATCAGAGCTCATTACATATCACGGTGGGTGGGTcggtgggttggttggttggttttaaaGCAGCAAACCAGACTCTCTTAACAGTGCTAAACCACTCTTTAGACAACTGACATACTTCCTGGCCAGCCAAAGGCACAAATGCAGAAACAGCCTCGCAAAGCAGGCTGCGTCACGACTTAATGTTACATTAACTCCTGGCTGAAGACCAGAGCATCCAAGGCACATCTTGAAGGTGCTACACCTGCCACACTACCTGCCAGAGCTAAACAACTGGCACTGCATTGTCACtgaaaaggaacacaaaagCTGTTACAGCCATTGTCTTTGATGGAGGAAAACCAAGAAGATTCTCTCCCCTTGTTTAATTAAAGCCTTCCTGCCCAGcaatttctcctttcctcaaCTGCAAACTATCTATTTCCCTCCTCTCATTCACAGGCCAGCTCCATAAAcagttaaaatgcttttaaaagatcATATTTATTTAAGGGCTGCAGTAAAAGCCCTAAAGAAGCTCCCAAGTCACCCAGACTTCTTTGAACTACAATAACTTCTGCAGCATGCCAATGCTCATTCAGTGACCAAGCCACACACTGCCTCTGCCCCAAAATGGCACAGAGTTTCTGGTTAATACCTCCACAGTGCCATTAAGCTTATGGGGGTGAAGtaacattttccctttgaagCATCAGGGCTCACGGTCCTCCTCTCCCACTTCAGAAAGAAACCgcttcccctcccagctcaACGGCAGTGTTCGGCAGTgcctgaaaagcagctgtgctgtTTTAACGAAGGAGGCTGAGTAGGGAGCTACTTTAGGACTCTTAACTCAGCTTCTAAACACTATCAGCAGCAAGTTAGAGAATCCCAGCTGGCTGGACAAAAGCGGCCTAGGCAAAGGCGGGCTGAGAGGCAGCTGGAGACACACAAATAACCTCGCAGTGGAAAAAGGTAGCGATTACACCCCTCCCAGTTGCCGTTTGCCCGCAACGTCTGTGAGGGAGCAGTTTATCTTCccactatttttatttcttgcttccAAGTGAACTCTGTGTTGTTTAATACTCCCAGATCAGTTTTTTTGCAATGGAAATGAAGCTCAAAGTTGTGTTAGGCAAAAAGCTAGTGTAAAAAAGATAGTGGTCTGGCgtaaaaaggaaatgtagaaAAAAGCCCTGTAGAGTTTGGAAGATtccaggagagagaaaatg
Above is a genomic segment from Gymnogyps californianus isolate 813 chromosome 1, ASM1813914v2, whole genome shotgun sequence containing:
- the KATNAL1 gene encoding katanin p60 ATPase-containing subunit A-like 1, whose translation is MNLAEICDNAKKGREYALLGNYDSSMVYYQGVIQQIQRHCQSIRDPAIKGKWQQVRQELVEEYEQVKSIVNTLESFKMDRPADIPVSCQDEPFRDPAVWPPPVPAEHRAPPQIKRPNREVKPLRKESPGLQPRGPAGRAHAVSKGEKSAGSRERESRARGRDDKGKKISQEVGDGEIPKFDGAGYDKDLVEALERDIVSRNPSIHWDDIADLEEAKKLLREAVVLPMWMPDFFKGIRRPWKGVLMVGPPGTGKTMLAKAVATECGTTFFNVSSSTLTSKYRGESEKLVRLLFEMARFYAPTTIFIDEIDSICSRRGTSDEHEASRRVKSELLVQMDGVGGALENDDPSKMVMVLAATNFPWDIDEALRRRLEKRIYIPLPTAKGRAELLKINLREVEVDPDISLEEIAEKIEGYSGADITNVCRDASLMAMRRRINGLTPEEIRALSKEELQMPVTKGDFELALKKISKSVSAADLEKYEKWMAEFGSA